From the Cupriavidus necator N-1 genome, one window contains:
- a CDS encoding LysR family transcriptional regulator has protein sequence MKTIEWKDWEIFCRVVEGGGFTQGAELAEVPKSSASAAVARLESQLGIRLFERTTRRVRVTERGQRLYERVAPLFAELHDISAEATSDSAEVSGLLRISTPYEVGSQHLSESLTRVLRAHPGLRVQVDVSWDQPDLIRHGYDLAFVMTDTALHDTSFASKRVVLIERAFYAAPALIKARGLPRTPQDLQGWPTLGNADDRHWEFLRDGVEIARLDVEPRICTHNAELRLKAALDGLGVTRLSPRFVQDAVGQGQLVRVLPGYASSPLKVYVLMPARKLMPASVRLLLDVLEQTLGVPEARRPAGKRRENA, from the coding sequence ATGAAGACAATCGAATGGAAGGACTGGGAGATTTTTTGCCGCGTGGTGGAAGGCGGCGGCTTCACCCAGGGAGCCGAGCTGGCCGAGGTACCCAAATCTTCCGCCAGCGCCGCGGTGGCGCGGCTGGAAAGCCAGCTTGGCATCCGCCTGTTCGAGCGCACCACGCGCCGCGTGCGCGTGACCGAACGCGGCCAGCGCCTGTATGAGCGCGTGGCGCCGCTGTTCGCCGAACTCCATGACATCAGTGCCGAGGCCACCTCGGACAGCGCCGAAGTCAGCGGCCTGCTGCGCATCTCCACCCCTTATGAAGTCGGCTCCCAGCATTTGTCCGAAAGCCTGACGCGCGTGCTGCGCGCCCACCCGGGCCTGCGCGTGCAAGTCGATGTCAGCTGGGACCAGCCCGACCTGATCCGGCACGGCTACGACCTTGCGTTCGTGATGACCGACACCGCGCTGCACGACACCTCGTTCGCCAGCAAGCGCGTGGTGCTGATTGAACGCGCTTTCTATGCCGCGCCGGCACTGATCAAGGCGCGCGGGCTGCCGCGCACGCCGCAGGACCTGCAGGGCTGGCCGACGCTGGGCAACGCCGACGACCGGCACTGGGAGTTCCTGCGCGACGGCGTGGAGATTGCACGCCTGGATGTCGAGCCGCGCATCTGCACCCATAACGCCGAGCTGCGGCTCAAGGCGGCGCTCGACGGGCTGGGCGTGACGCGGCTGTCGCCGCGCTTCGTGCAGGATGCGGTCGGACAGGGGCAACTGGTGCGCGTGCTGCCGGGCTATGCCTCATCGCCGCTGAAGGTCTACGTGCTGATGCCGGCGCGCAAGCTCATGCCGGCCAGCGTGCGGCTGCTGCTGGACGTGCTGGAGCAGACGCTGGGGGTGCCGGAGGCGCGGCGCCCGGCCGGCAAGCGGAGGGAGAACGCTTAG
- a CDS encoding cyclase family protein: MSNSLAHFAAELLSGRIRVVDLTLTLSSEFPTISLPPEMGQTWPFRQETISRYDDRGPNWYWNNFSCGEHTGTHFDAPVHWISGKDLPDNTTDTIPAEKFFATACVIDCSREAAEDPDYLLTVDAVKAWEARHGRIPPRSWVLMRTDWSKRNSPEAYLNARDDGMHTPGPDLGVVQWMIEQRDVHGFGVEAIGTDAGQSYGWELPFPCHYLTHGNNRYGLQCLTNLDQLPPQGALIVAAPLKIKDGSGSPLRVLALIPG, encoded by the coding sequence ATGAGCAACAGCCTCGCCCACTTTGCAGCAGAGCTGCTGTCCGGCCGCATCCGCGTGGTGGATCTGACGCTGACCTTGAGTTCTGAATTTCCGACCATCTCGCTGCCTCCGGAGATGGGCCAGACCTGGCCCTTCCGGCAAGAAACCATCTCGCGCTACGACGATCGCGGACCGAACTGGTACTGGAATAACTTCTCCTGCGGCGAACATACCGGGACCCACTTCGACGCACCAGTCCATTGGATCTCTGGTAAGGACTTGCCGGACAATACGACCGACACCATCCCTGCCGAAAAATTCTTCGCCACCGCCTGCGTCATCGACTGCTCGAGGGAGGCCGCGGAAGACCCGGACTACTTGCTCACTGTCGACGCCGTCAAAGCCTGGGAAGCACGGCATGGCCGCATCCCTCCGCGCTCCTGGGTCCTGATGCGCACCGACTGGTCCAAGCGCAATAGTCCCGAGGCGTACCTGAATGCGCGTGACGACGGCATGCACACACCCGGCCCTGACCTGGGCGTCGTCCAGTGGATGATTGAACAGCGCGATGTCCATGGATTTGGCGTCGAAGCAATTGGCACCGACGCGGGCCAGTCCTATGGCTGGGAGTTACCGTTCCCGTGCCATTACCTCACGCATGGCAACAACCGCTACGGTCTGCAATGCCTGACCAATCTCGACCAACTCCCGCCGCAGGGTGCATTGATTGTCGCCGCCCCGCTGAAGATCAAGGACGGTTCAGGCAGCCCGCTTCGCGTCCTGGCTCTTATTCCCGGCTGA
- a CDS encoding ArsR/SmtB family transcription factor: MDYTPGISHLAGLLADPGRAAMLWALMDGSARPAGELALIAGLSASSTSGHLARLTEGGLLVAETRGRNRYYRLAAPEIGVAIEALASASLASQPPRLRDVPVSRTAPPALRQARTCYDHLAGELAVGLFERMTHSGWLMLDGQRVDLSGDGAQALAGLGVDVEAARRKRRQFACTCPDWSERKPHLGGALGAALLGSLLALGWVEPTRTSRALRVTPAGQREIMRIAA, translated from the coding sequence ATGGATTACACGCCCGGCATCAGCCACCTCGCCGGTCTGCTCGCCGATCCCGGCCGCGCGGCCATGCTGTGGGCCCTGATGGACGGCAGCGCCCGGCCCGCCGGCGAGCTGGCGCTGATCGCGGGGCTGTCGGCCTCTTCCACCAGCGGCCACCTGGCCCGGCTGACCGAAGGCGGGCTGCTGGTGGCCGAGACGCGCGGGCGCAACCGCTACTACCGCCTGGCCGCGCCGGAGATCGGCGTGGCGATCGAGGCGCTGGCTTCGGCGTCGCTGGCCAGCCAGCCGCCGCGGCTGCGCGACGTGCCGGTATCGCGCACCGCTCCACCGGCGCTGCGCCAGGCGCGTACGTGCTATGACCACCTTGCGGGAGAACTCGCGGTGGGCCTGTTCGAGCGGATGACGCATTCAGGCTGGCTGATGCTGGACGGACAGCGCGTAGACCTGAGCGGCGACGGCGCGCAGGCGCTGGCAGGGTTGGGCGTGGATGTGGAGGCCGCCCGGCGCAAGCGGCGCCAGTTTGCCTGCACCTGCCCGGACTGGAGTGAGCGCAAGCCGCATCTGGGCGGCGCGCTCGGCGCGGCGCTGTTGGGCAGCCTGCTGGCGCTCGGCTGGGTCGAGCCTACGCGCACCTCGCGCGCGTTGCGCGTGACACCGGCCGGCCAACGCGAGATCATGCGCATCGCGGCCTAG
- a CDS encoding phytoene desaturase family protein, with product MSTYDAVIVGSGINSLVCAAVLARRGKRVCVLERNSTLGGCIRTEALNAPGYLHDTLSTAHPLFVTSPGYAELKDELHQAGLSYRNNSTPTGVLLPDNRSLVLSTSRERNVSTFNTLASGDGDAFQAAMQEVEQNAGLVFSLLGNELWSAGVAKTVAGRLWKQGVHDTVAFFSPALMSCRSWLETRVKSDLVQALLAPWVLHTGLGPESAMSALMGKVVAFTLEAVGLPIVQGGNARTVDAFRRIIESRGGAFHVNADVEDILVEGGSARGVRTRDNRVFMGKEIICNVTPGQLYGKLLAAKHVPPGLRQQAAEYRYGKGNMQIHLALSAPPDWPQEHLRDVIYLHLTSGLDGVSRAVSEAERGLLPAEGTICVAQPCAVDPSRSPAGGWVLWIQVPECPRQVKGDALGEIAVPADGRWTAELRERYADRIIDRIARQVPNLKASVVGRTVLSPADLESMNVNLVGGDPYSGECSIDQFMFWRPVPGVKDHATPVKHLHHIGASTHPGPGLGGTSGYHVANALAKKRAKSNS from the coding sequence ATGAGTACGTATGACGCCGTCATTGTCGGCAGTGGTATCAATTCGCTCGTCTGCGCTGCCGTCCTAGCCAGACGCGGCAAGCGTGTCTGCGTGCTGGAACGCAATAGCACGCTGGGCGGATGCATTCGCACGGAGGCCCTGAATGCACCGGGCTATCTCCACGACACGTTGTCCACGGCACATCCGCTGTTTGTCACATCGCCAGGCTACGCGGAGCTGAAGGATGAACTTCATCAGGCAGGGCTCAGCTACCGCAATAACAGTACACCCACTGGCGTACTGTTACCCGATAACCGTTCGCTGGTTCTGAGCACGTCCCGTGAGCGCAATGTCAGCACATTCAATACGCTGGCAAGCGGCGACGGTGATGCCTTTCAGGCCGCCATGCAAGAGGTCGAGCAAAACGCCGGCCTGGTGTTCTCGCTGCTTGGCAACGAACTGTGGAGTGCCGGTGTTGCAAAGACCGTGGCCGGCCGCCTGTGGAAACAAGGCGTGCATGACACCGTCGCCTTCTTTTCCCCTGCACTGATGAGTTGCCGCAGCTGGCTGGAGACCCGGGTCAAATCCGACCTGGTCCAGGCGCTGCTCGCGCCGTGGGTACTGCATACAGGCCTTGGCCCGGAAAGCGCCATGTCTGCATTGATGGGAAAAGTCGTCGCCTTCACGCTGGAGGCGGTTGGCCTGCCTATCGTCCAAGGAGGCAATGCCCGTACTGTCGACGCCTTCCGCAGAATCATCGAGAGCAGGGGTGGTGCTTTCCACGTCAATGCCGACGTCGAGGACATCCTGGTCGAGGGCGGCTCGGCGCGCGGCGTTAGGACGCGGGACAACCGCGTTTTCATGGGCAAGGAGATCATCTGCAACGTCACGCCCGGCCAGCTTTACGGAAAGCTGCTGGCCGCCAAGCACGTTCCCCCTGGCCTACGTCAGCAGGCGGCCGAGTACCGCTACGGCAAGGGGAACATGCAGATCCATTTGGCGCTGTCCGCCCCTCCGGACTGGCCCCAAGAACATCTGCGCGACGTCATCTACCTGCACCTTACCTCGGGTCTGGACGGTGTCTCCAGGGCAGTCAGCGAAGCAGAGCGAGGCCTGCTTCCAGCCGAAGGCACGATTTGCGTTGCCCAGCCTTGCGCTGTTGACCCTTCCAGAAGCCCGGCCGGAGGCTGGGTGCTCTGGATTCAGGTTCCGGAGTGTCCGCGTCAAGTCAAAGGCGATGCGCTTGGAGAGATCGCTGTTCCCGCGGATGGTCGCTGGACCGCCGAACTCCGTGAGCGCTACGCCGACCGGATTATCGACCGCATTGCTCGCCAGGTTCCAAATCTCAAGGCGAGCGTCGTCGGGCGTACGGTCCTCTCCCCGGCGGATCTTGAGTCGATGAACGTCAACCTCGTCGGCGGTGATCCCTATTCCGGCGAATGCAGCATCGACCAGTTCATGTTCTGGCGTCCGGTCCCTGGCGTCAAGGATCACGCTACCCCGGTTAAACATCTGCACCACATCGGCGCCTCGACCCATCCAGGCCCCGGTCTTGGCGGTACCTCCGGTTACCACGTCGCAAACGCGCTCGCAAAGAAACGGGCGAAATCTAACTCATAA
- a CDS encoding IS256 family transposase yields MTKKSKKSSAPKLFPDELIDQLLAQVQNKDAESILGESGLAGLLKKQLAERMLAAELTHHLASEAKQGKSGNHRNGSSAKTVITPNGELELDIPRDRQATFEPQLVAKYQRRLSGFDDHVISMYARGMSVRKIQGHLQELYGLQVSPDLISTITDEVLAEVEQWQQRPLEAMYPIVYFDALRLKIRDEGTVRNKAVYLALGIRADGRKEVLGLWIEQTEGAKFWLKVFNELKNRGLEDILIAVVDGLRGFPQAIEAVYPAAQIQTCIVHLIRNSLNLASWKERKDLAAALKPIYQAATANAAATALDAFAGSDWGRKFPTVADMWRRQWEQVIPFFAYPPEVRRIIYTTNAIESMHMQLRKIVKNRGHFPSDEAASKLLYLALRNIEKDWKMPPITWKQAANQFAILFGDHFTNALR; encoded by the coding sequence ATGACCAAGAAGAGCAAGAAATCGAGCGCGCCGAAGCTGTTTCCGGATGAGTTGATCGATCAACTGCTGGCTCAGGTACAGAACAAGGACGCCGAGTCGATTCTCGGTGAATCAGGCTTGGCCGGCCTGCTCAAGAAGCAGTTGGCCGAGCGTATGCTTGCCGCCGAACTGACGCACCATCTGGCCAGCGAGGCCAAGCAAGGCAAGAGCGGCAATCACCGCAACGGCAGCAGTGCAAAGACCGTCATCACGCCCAACGGCGAGCTGGAACTGGACATTCCGCGCGACCGGCAAGCCACCTTCGAGCCGCAACTGGTCGCCAAGTACCAACGCCGGCTGTCCGGCTTCGACGACCACGTAATCAGCATGTATGCACGCGGGATGAGCGTGCGTAAGATTCAGGGCCATTTGCAGGAACTGTATGGGCTGCAGGTCTCGCCTGACCTGATTTCCACCATCACCGACGAAGTGCTGGCCGAGGTCGAACAATGGCAGCAGCGCCCGCTGGAGGCGATGTACCCCATTGTCTACTTCGACGCGCTGCGCCTGAAGATCCGCGACGAAGGCACCGTCAGGAACAAGGCGGTGTACCTCGCGCTGGGCATCCGCGCCGATGGGCGCAAGGAAGTCCTCGGCCTGTGGATCGAGCAGACCGAAGGCGCCAAGTTCTGGCTCAAGGTCTTCAACGAACTGAAGAACCGCGGCCTGGAGGACATCCTGATCGCCGTGGTCGATGGCCTGCGCGGCTTCCCCCAGGCCATCGAGGCCGTCTACCCGGCCGCGCAAATCCAGACCTGCATCGTCCACCTGATCCGCAACTCGCTCAACCTGGCGAGCTGGAAGGAGCGCAAGGACCTGGCGGCCGCACTCAAGCCGATTTACCAGGCTGCCACGGCCAATGCCGCTGCCACTGCGCTGGATGCCTTTGCCGGCAGCGACTGGGGCCGCAAATTCCCGACGGTGGCCGACATGTGGCGGCGGCAATGGGAGCAGGTCATCCCGTTCTTCGCCTATCCGCCGGAAGTGCGCAGAATCATCTACACCACTAATGCCATCGAGAGCATGCACATGCAGTTGCGCAAGATCGTCAAGAACCGGGGCCACTTCCCCAGCGACGAAGCCGCCAGCAAGCTGCTGTACCTGGCCTTGCGCAACATCGAGAAAGATTGGAAGATGCCCCCCATCACCTGGAAACAAGCGGCCAACCAGTTCGCCATTCTCTTCGGTGACCACTTCACCAACGCCCTACGCTGA
- a CDS encoding SphA family protein, with protein sequence MKKRAISAVLAGSLALVGNQALAKEGADQYPNGAESWMSGALPPPGTYLLNYTGYYGGKLKDGNGDNANIAGNPAKVDAWFDALRVVKVTNITLLGASWGMQAIVPLVYQSMNLPQMGGRRNATGLGDITIDPIVLGWHGANWHVTTGLDIYAPTGRYDQNDPRASIGANYWAFEPVAAFTWLHQSGWEISAKFMYNIKGKNKDSNFGGMTGSYQSGQELHVDYALGKHIGPWTVGLSGYYLKQVTDDKFNGAVVPEVPGVWSRGRRGEVLAIGPSVSYTNAKGTSFITQWQHEAYARNRFGGDKFWVKVVTAF encoded by the coding sequence GTGAAGAAACGAGCAATCTCGGCCGTACTGGCCGGTTCGCTTGCGCTAGTCGGCAATCAGGCGCTCGCAAAGGAGGGCGCAGACCAGTATCCCAATGGAGCTGAAAGCTGGATGTCGGGAGCATTGCCCCCGCCCGGCACCTATCTCCTCAACTACACCGGCTATTACGGCGGTAAGCTCAAAGACGGCAACGGCGACAACGCAAACATCGCCGGCAATCCTGCAAAGGTTGACGCCTGGTTCGACGCGTTGCGGGTGGTGAAGGTCACCAACATCACGCTTCTTGGCGCGAGCTGGGGCATGCAGGCCATCGTTCCGCTCGTCTACCAGTCCATGAATTTGCCCCAGATGGGCGGCCGTCGCAACGCCACCGGCTTGGGTGACATCACGATCGACCCGATAGTGCTCGGCTGGCATGGTGCGAACTGGCATGTCACGACGGGTCTGGACATCTACGCGCCCACGGGCCGCTACGACCAGAATGATCCCAGGGCCAGCATCGGCGCGAACTACTGGGCCTTCGAGCCAGTTGCGGCATTCACCTGGCTGCACCAGAGTGGCTGGGAAATCTCTGCCAAGTTCATGTACAACATTAAGGGGAAGAACAAGGACTCCAACTTCGGCGGCATGACAGGAAGCTACCAGTCCGGACAGGAATTGCACGTCGATTACGCCCTGGGCAAGCACATCGGCCCGTGGACTGTCGGCTTGAGCGGGTACTACCTGAAACAGGTCACGGACGACAAGTTCAATGGCGCCGTGGTGCCAGAAGTGCCTGGGGTGTGGAGCCGTGGCCGTCGCGGCGAGGTGCTGGCTATCGGCCCCAGCGTCTCCTACACCAACGCCAAGGGAACTAGTTTCATCACCCAATGGCAGCATGAAGCGTATGCCAGGAACCGGTTTGGCGGCGACAAATTCTGGGTCAAGGTGGTCACCGCTTTCTGA
- a CDS encoding adenylate/guanylate cyclase domain-containing protein: MALISRQLFSASPQIQVRDVTLSAHDDFQTQRAKLASIMLDAMYQFVGLLDVDGKMLEINRAALEGIGIQMDDIRGMPFWEARWWVISRETQRVLRELIRRASQGEFVRGDFEVYGQKMGEETIIVDFSLLPIRDSDGKVVFLLPEGRNITEKKRTEAALARKNEELQASWDLICRQRDELQSLYDRLMVEQTLSERLLLNLLPSPIAERLKARPEIVANSIPEVIADSFPEVTVLFADIVAFTRFSVGMSAERLVAVLNEIFTEFDTIADRRGLEKIKTIGDAYMAAAGLPEPVSDHAVRAADMALDMIDALRLFNRRTGYNLRMRIGINSGSVVAGVIGKRKFIYDLWGDAVNTASRMESHSLAGRIQVTDATRNRLGESFQFEERGIIVAKGVGAVHTWFLTGRREGGVRNSVC, translated from the coding sequence ATGGCCCTTATTAGCCGCCAGCTGTTCTCGGCCAGCCCGCAAATTCAGGTGCGAGATGTAACGCTTTCCGCACACGACGACTTCCAAACCCAGCGAGCCAAGCTTGCAAGCATCATGCTGGACGCAATGTACCAGTTCGTCGGCCTGCTAGACGTCGACGGCAAGATGCTCGAGATCAATCGCGCAGCGCTCGAGGGAATCGGCATTCAAATGGATGACATTCGCGGAATGCCATTCTGGGAGGCCAGATGGTGGGTCATCTCTCGGGAGACCCAGCGCGTCTTGCGAGAGCTGATCCGGCGCGCAAGCCAAGGCGAGTTCGTCCGCGGTGACTTCGAGGTATACGGCCAAAAGATGGGCGAGGAGACGATCATTGTCGACTTCTCGCTATTACCTATTAGAGATTCGGATGGCAAGGTGGTGTTCCTGCTGCCTGAAGGGCGCAACATCACGGAAAAGAAGCGCACCGAAGCAGCGCTTGCGCGGAAAAACGAGGAGCTTCAAGCCAGCTGGGATCTAATCTGCCGTCAGCGCGATGAACTTCAGAGTCTTTACGATCGACTCATGGTCGAACAGACGCTTTCGGAGCGGTTGCTTTTGAACCTGCTGCCCTCTCCGATAGCTGAACGACTGAAAGCACGTCCGGAAATCGTAGCCAACAGCATTCCTGAAGTCATAGCCGACAGCTTCCCGGAAGTGACGGTCTTGTTTGCGGACATCGTGGCATTCACCCGTTTCTCGGTGGGCATGAGCGCCGAGCGCCTGGTCGCAGTGCTCAATGAGATCTTCACCGAATTCGACACAATCGCGGATCGTCGCGGACTTGAGAAGATCAAGACAATCGGGGACGCTTACATGGCAGCAGCTGGGCTACCGGAACCAGTTTCTGACCATGCTGTCCGCGCTGCCGACATGGCACTGGACATGATAGACGCGCTCAGACTGTTCAATCGACGCACCGGCTATAACCTCCGAATGCGAATTGGCATCAATAGTGGATCGGTCGTGGCCGGCGTTATCGGTAAGCGCAAGTTCATTTACGACTTATGGGGCGATGCCGTCAACACTGCCAGTCGGATGGAATCCCATAGTCTGGCTGGACGGATTCAAGTTACCGACGCAACTCGCAATCGATTGGGAGAATCCTTTCAGTTCGAAGAACGCGGCATCATCGTGGCAAAGGGGGTCGGTGCAGTGCATACCTGGTTCCTGACTGGCCGCCGCGAGGGAGGTGTCAGGAATTCTGTGTGCTGA
- a CDS encoding DUF6630 family protein, which produces MATPLDDDTQDAIARFFALINLGDSAQTSAQQSMFEDALLDAEDDDTDGQELLWVIREVIDWQSGFFVDWKDAQSFIGCLNQLCERIDLEINWGSDDPEEEAFLETTSVPELMELAHNQLRVAGYTLWNWDTGGDAYGGWITRSEDDEEMLDLAEVLHFDVRPAEQPY; this is translated from the coding sequence ATGGCCACACCACTGGACGACGACACGCAGGACGCGATTGCGCGTTTCTTCGCCCTGATCAACCTTGGCGACAGCGCGCAGACCTCGGCGCAGCAGTCGATGTTTGAAGATGCCCTGCTCGATGCCGAGGACGATGACACCGATGGCCAGGAACTGCTGTGGGTGATCCGCGAGGTCATCGACTGGCAGTCCGGGTTCTTTGTCGACTGGAAGGATGCCCAGTCCTTTATCGGCTGCCTGAACCAGCTGTGCGAACGGATCGACCTGGAGATCAACTGGGGCAGCGATGACCCCGAGGAAGAAGCCTTCCTGGAGACCACCAGCGTGCCCGAACTGATGGAGCTGGCGCACAACCAGTTGCGCGTGGCCGGCTATACGCTGTGGAACTGGGATACGGGCGGCGATGCCTACGGCGGCTGGATCACGCGCAGCGAGGATGATGAGGAGATGCTGGATCTTGCCGAAGTGCTGCACTTTGATGTGCGGCCGGCCGAGCAGCCTTATTGA